The following proteins are encoded in a genomic region of Magnolia sinica isolate HGM2019 chromosome 1, MsV1, whole genome shotgun sequence:
- the LOC131219456 gene encoding plant intracellular Ras-group-related LRR protein 4-like: MGVFLQSTDKVVEEITRINRSLPTRPPLDDIDAAMALIQNVDKEEQSRIEAISKQKKGTNISEELFFVLQEMQKNLAYFQSKEQKREALKLLELENIHTMFDEFVQRAMKCLPSSNNYSTAGHSNGSVSAAPTSSSASTASTSSASFDNFTASSHSYSVKERRRSAELFSRDDSYLKKAKSTFEVDGIRAFADSPHGLSLNPSVKSITDFGGDVEKLSLIKLASLIEVSAKKGTSDLNLQNKLPEKMEWLPDSIGKLSRLVTLDFSENRIVALPSTIGGLSSLVKLDLHSNRLEELPDSIGDLFSLVFLDLRGNQLSTLPITLGKLAHLEELDLSSNRLSSIPDTIGNLISLKKLNIETNDIEELPHSIGHCSCLVELRAEYNRLKALPEAVGRLECLEVLLVRYNNIKALPTTMASMSNLKELDVSFNELESVPESLCLTTSLVKMNLGNNFADLQSLPRCIGNLEMLEELDISNNQIRVLPDTFGMLSKLRVLRVQENPLEVPPRHVAEMGAEAVVSYMAEIVAKRDVRSQPVTAKSRWSQFCCFSRLNERKHGALDYIKA, translated from the exons ATGGGTGTTTTTCTACAATCCACAGATAAAGTCGTCGAAGAGATCACGAGAATTAACAGATCTCTGCCCACCAGACCacctctcgatgacatcgatgcagcAATGGCTTTGATCCAGAATGTCGACAAGGAAGAGCAGTCGAGAATCGAAGCAATTTCGAAGCAGAAAAAGGGTACCAACATCTCAGAGGAGCTGTTCTTTGTGTTGCAGGAGATGCAGAAGAATCTGGCCTACTTCCAGAGCAAAGAGCAGAAGAGAGAAGCTCTGAAGCTTCTCGAGCTCGAGAACATTCATACGATGTTCGACGAATTCGTTCAGAGAGCAATGAAATGCCTCCCTTCTTCCAACAACTACAGTACGGCTGGCCATTCGAATGGGTCGGTCTCGGCAGCTCCAACGAGCTCTTCTGCCAGTACTGCTTCTACTTCTTCTGCTAGTTTCGATAATTTTACTGCATCGTCCCATTCTTACTCTGTGAAAGAGAGGAGGAGAAGTGCCGAGCTGTTTAGTAGAGATGACAGCTACTTGAAGAAAGCTAAATCTACATTTGAAGTTGATGGTATCCGCGCCTTCGCAGATTCACCACATGGCCTGTCGCTGAATCCATCCGTCAAATCTATAACTGACTTTG GAGGAGATGTTGAGAAACTGAGCTTGATAAAACTAGCTAGTTTGATAGAGGTCTCCGCAAAGAAAGGCACCAGCGACCTCAACCTGCAGAATAAGTTGCCTGAGAAAATGGAATGGCTGCCTGATTCAATTGGAAAGTTGTCTCGTCTAGTCACCCTCGATTTCTCTGAGAACCGAATCGTCGCCCTTCCATCCACGATCGGTGGCCTCTCTTCCCTAGTTAAACTAGACCTCCATTCGAACCGGCTGGAAGAGCTCCCTGATTCCATTGGCGATCTTTTCAGCCTGGTCTTTCTAGACTTGAGAGGGAACCAGCTTTCAACATTGCCGATAACGCTAGGCAAATTAGCCCACCTTGAGGAACTCGATCTGAGTTCGAACCGGCTGTCATCGATCCCAGACACAATTGGGAACCTCATCAGCTTAAAGAAGCTGAACATTGAAACAAACGACATCGAAGAGCTCCCACATTCCATCGGCCATTGTTCTTGTCTTGTTGAGCTTCGAGCAGAATACAACCGTCTGAAAGCCTTGCCAGAAGCTGTAGGGAGGCTTGAATGCCTAGAGGTCCTGTTGGTGCGTTATAACAATATCAAAGCATTGCCCACCACAATGGCGTCCATGTCAAATTTGAAGGAGCTCGATGTCAGCTTCAACGAGCTCGAGTCGGTGCCGGAGAGTTTGTGTCTTACAACCTCTCTCGTCAAGATGAACCTCGGAAACAATTTCGCTGATTTACAGTCATTGCCACGGTGCATCGGTAACCTCGAGATGCTAGAAGAGTTGGACATCAGCAACAATCAGATTAGGGTCCTCCCAGACACTTTCGGGATGCTATCCAAGTTGCGCGTGCTTCGTGTTCAAGAAAATCCCCTGGAGGTACCACCGAGGCATGTAGCTGAAATGGGTGCGGAG GCCGTTGTTTCTTACATGGCTGAAATCGTTGCGAAAAGGGATGTGAGGTCGCAACCCGTCACGGCGAAGAGTAGATGGTCTCAGTTTTGCTGTTTCTCAAGGCTTAACGAAAGGAAGCACGGTGCTTTGGACTATATCAAAGCCTGA